Within the Solenopsis invicta isolate M01_SB chromosome 11, UNIL_Sinv_3.0, whole genome shotgun sequence genome, the region GCGCCAAACTCGGTCATGAGAACGACCTAAATCGCTTGCCCTCGCGATATCGTCGGAAGGTCTCGTCTTCCCCTTAATTAAGCCCGAGCCTATCGCGATTTTGTACGTCACAATATCACAATTGATTGTTGATCGATAAACGGGTCGTCCCGTGTCTCCGTCGATCTTTCCATGTACGAAAGAAAATTACGGCTTCGCCCGAACCCCCCGGGGGCTCTTTTCGGAGATCACGAGATCGATCAGAAATCGATTCGCGTCCTTTCGGGACGACCCAATCGCGCGTCGGCACGTTACGATTATTATCAGCTATatttgtatgtgtgtatgtacgtattTACTTCACTATACGACGGATCGTAAGGTAGAAATCCCTAGATCGACCGGACACGTATCTACATCCGGACGCTTGCAcacaatttcttattattatattaatctcaaatattttcgttacgatattaaaattgtaatctttaaatattcaagattacaattaaatcttgatttttGCGCGAGCGTTCGGATATTACATGGCATACGTGTCCGTTTACTTATTTTAAAGCCGtgaacttaaatacataaatccTTGAATTTTAAAGCCATAAACTCAAATACCTAAGActacttgaagaaatttaatcaaatggAAAAATTGAGTCGAgtcaacaattttcttttgtcAACATTTCCTCTCGCGCCTACCATTCATCCTTGAATCTCCGAGCGCGTCCCTATACTGATTTGCATCGCCATCAAaaatttacgtttaatattAAAGCGTGAAGAATACGGATGCTGTATCTTCCGCCTGCCCATTTTCTCTCGtgggagagcgagagaaagagagaagatgCGAAAACGCGTTTCTCCCCCTCTCCCACCCTCTTCACTACCTACCTACATCGCGACAATTTCTTTACCCAACTAATAAAGTCGTTACCTTCGTACTTATCGTTAACCTAAACTACTTTGTTGTTTTtctctatgatttttttaaaatcttatatataatatatataatacatgcgCGCGTACACGCGCGTGTGggcatacatatatgtgtatatagatatatgtactTTATGTcgattaatattatcaattaaaagttaactaTCATCATCACAGCTAATTTCTCGCATAGACTCATCTTTTCGTTAAACGATTGCTTCTCCGTCGTTCATGGTCTtatcccccctccctccctctcccgctcgtttatttttttcgttCCGGTCttccgaaaaatttttttttctgtcggTTGTATGTACGTTCGCGCCGTAAAAAAGATCGACGAGGAAAATTTCGAGCCTGGCGCCCATCACCGTCCTCCGAAAAAAATCGCGATTTTTACAcatgactctctctctctctcacacaagAAATGTTCGTGTTCACGCCAGCGACGCGCTCCTGGAATCTCTGGGGGAGCAAGGACGAGACGAGTCCTGCGTTTGTGCCCTGTTCGATTCGCGAACGTGGGATAGAAGGACACTGCCTTTCCCTCCCCCTTTACGATCGAAGCTACAGGTTTCGTTCACGCAGCTGATATTTACAACATCGTAATTCCGGGATCGCGTGGCTGATCGGCGCGCGCGTCTTCGCGACAACTGATGCGCCCGACGTTTTTCAATTTGCTCCACATCTCCCTCTTCCCCCCTCTCACCGGACGGCAGTGTTTAATTCGTTTCCTTCTCGCCCCAGGGATCTACCGCGAGGTTCTGAGACAGGATTTATCCGACTCTGAACCCGTGCACCGTCGAGACAGAAAGCTTTCGGACCTAGCTATCGTGACTGGCTTCGAAGACTCTCTTGCGATTGAACGGTTCGCGATGCCTCGAGACGTCGCTGCGTCATTTCGAAGTCGTTCACAGAAACGATCGGGCTAAACCGACTCGCCGGCTCCGTTAAAACTGCTACCATTCGCGTGTATGGAAAGCGGCAATGAAGATGCGCCTATGAAAAATAACGATcagcgtataaaaaaaaataaatgcttaaaaaaaaggGAGGGGGGCACGAATTCATCGATATATGgcgcttaaaataatattgcaatacgaATGCTTCATTGAAaagcaatgtaaaatattcgagaagcatttataaataaaatgcgaTATTGACGGTTCTGTGTAACAAGGAGCTGATTTGTCTGTCGCAAATCAAATCAAATCCGGAGGCTCTATGCAAGCAAGTGAATACGTATTAGAATCGATCCAATCTGATTGAAAACTTACGTATTAATAAGTTCCTAGCTGAGAGAGCTTCGATAAAAATTGGCTcgtcaaatttttattcaattcagAGCGAGATGGTGCAACGTAGTACACACCAGTCTCTTTGAAACCGCCTCTATTAAAGATCCACGTTCAAATACGACACACGTTACTCAAAAGGCGGTCTCAAGATACAAACACAAGTTTGTCAACAACACGTGGAGCAATACTGGAATAATGTCTTGGACCCCCAAGATATTAGTCGGTATCGTTCCGTATGTTGTTGCCCAGCCCGCGGAAGAatgatcaaaaaataaaaaaaaaaaataaaaaaaagaaaaaaaaaagaaaaggcaaTATATACGATGCAAAACAATTTGCACTCTACTCTGCAATTTAATTCGTTTCAGCTCCTTGTACCGTCACGTAAAATGAGACTCTGGCGCAATCGTTCCGTTATACTTTACCGATTCTCGTGTCAGGACACGTATACGCATTCGTTATCACCGCGAACGGCGAGCAAATTAAGTTTCAAACGTGAAAATGCGTATAACATCgagcgtataaaaaaaaacaaacaaaaatcgCTGGGCTGTGATAATCATTCGTAATCCTTACGCACGTAAGTTGAACTGCGAGGGCGAACGGAAAACGAGTTACCAAACTCTCTCCTTCGCGCGTATTTATCCCGGGATTATCgatttcctctttctctctctttaagCCTGGCCGCGCACGACGCCGATagatggaaaaaaagaaatgtctCGCGCACGTTGAGTTAACGATAAACACCCACACTGTCTCCATTAGAATAATTTTCCTTCGATAATTTTCAAACGTGGTAGATCAAATCAGCCGAGATTGGCTGTTGCATGTTGCAATAGATTCGAGAATTTCACCTTACAAAACTATAAATACCGAGCGAGCAATCGAAAAAATCGAAATTGCGCGTTTTGATATCAGACTCTCTATCGATTTTGCGTTCTTTTCTAACTCATTCGCGCGTCCCACAATCACACTCGCAAAACTTGTTCTCACCTAAGATTAATCACCTACCGAAGAAAGCAATTGacgtaaaaagagaaaaatggaCATAGATATTGCAATGGATCATTTGCAAGGTATCAAGaaacttaaaaagaaaaaaaaacaaagaaactaaacattaattaaaacacTAAGTCAAAGAATTTTGTTCAGTCTATggcttgaaataattttgtcttagaagaaaaaaaaagaaaaaaaacacaaagataacacacaaattttttgaaaatctaaACCACACTATCGATTTGATTGTGCAACGTCAAATCGATCGTATTCTCCACGCTATTATATTGTTAAGGCCTTAGCTTACTACTAccattgttatttatatatttacccttaaatattattatcgttattataCTATAGAGTAATTCCATTTATGTGTCCAGTATATAGATAGAAGTGCGAGTTTGATATGACAATTGCGCCCGTAAAGCATTGTAACACAACGAAAAAGTTTCGAACGCCCATCTTCCTATACCTGTCAGCATAAAAAAAAGACCCAGAAACTCGCACGAAGGACAACTCTTTAAGGACGGGTCGAGTTAACATCCATTACCGTTAACTATTATTCCTGCTTTTAAATCTACTTGTTGGTCTCCCCATTAGGGACGCAACCGCGTATTGCCCTTTCAAATGTCCTTATCCTGTCTTTCTCTCTGTTACGACTGCGTTCTAAGAAGGGACAGACAATCGCTAGTCTCGCGTTAGCTAATCAGGATAATCAGACCAATTGCGCGACGCTAATATTCTCTTCCctcttaaaaattttctccTTGATATTCGCGTCTAAGTAAAGCATCAGAGTACGTTAATAATTGAACTTTTCAAATGTACAATAACAATCGTCGCGACAATCAATGAGCAATGCTTGCAACTGTTATGAATCGAGATTAGAAATGAGAGGGAGATATTTATGATGTATTTATAAATGAGAAAGACGTTTGATCATTCCGTTTGCAATGGACAAACCCGCCAAATCTCCACCTGTCTCTACTTTTTCCTGCTATATCGTAAAAATGAATCTTAAATTTACGTCACATGCAATTCATTtaatgattttgttgaaatatccGCCGAAAACCGAGAGCATGAGAAGTGTGATCGAAATGTGAGTTTCCCGCAAACGTTATGAAAGTATCACAACGTATCCGCGAAGCATCCACACGAACAAAAGCATTCATTCGATCCTCGCCTCTCATTCAGATTTTCTTCTCCCgatctccttccttccttcccctcATGTCGGTCACGTTCAATTAACCCACTCGTGTAACACGCACTACAAAACTCAAAACTTACATCTCTTATACTTATCTCACGTAAAGAATTAATGAATAGCAGAGAGTAGCAGAatagtaagaaaataaaaatatctccaacaaaaaaaggtaaacagaaataaaaaaaagagttgcGTGAAACAAATCTCCTGTCCATGTCTCTTCACAATCCAAACTACCACCAGAGTGATAAAGAGCTCGCGAAAGAAACTGTTAATAAAGAAGCATACTGACGATTAGTCGGGTGGCTATTAAACAAACGGTTTGTCCAGCATCTCCGTACGGCGTCGCCGTTCATCTCTGATGTCAACGGTTAGAGAGCACGAGGGGATAATAAAAACGTGCGTTACTCAAACCCCGGCTGTCTCGGCGCTAGCCTCCGAAAGTCGCTTTGGAAAGAGCGGCCGCGAAAAATCGTCGGATGctcaatttcttttttcgtccctctttttttttccttcaacGCGACGATATTGAAGTCCATCGTTTGACAAAAATCGCGAAGCGCAGCTTCGCTCGTCCGCGCTTGTCGTCTCGTCAGACTGAGAATGTACTCTgtacttttctctctttctgtgtgTGTTCGGATGTTATtagataatatatgtatatgtacgtgGGGCTCTCCTTGTGTTCCTTTTGTAAGTTTAGCGGTATACGATAATCTAAAATACAGTATTACTTACATTTTGTCACAATGATGGCGCGTGATGGGAGTTCCAGAacgcatatatatacatatataatgtatcTCTCGCGTGCACACATCGATCGCGGCATCGGGACGCACCGATGCACCGATGCACCGCGTCGTAAATCCCCCGCGGTGCATAGTCTTTCTGTGTTAAGGTTTAAAGTTTGTATGCTGGATGTATATCTTATAGCGTAAAGAACGGATTACGGGTTATCCACTCGCGCGATAAAATCGAAAACCCGTGTGTATGTGGACCGCACACGGTATCACCATCATCGCCATCGTCATAATAATAATCTTCACATTCATTCACATCATCGTCGTCCGTATCATCGTCTCTTCTCACTCTCGTAATCTTCTTGGccgatgattttttttttaccgacgATGACTCCCTATCATACCTGATTCTCTAGGAGCTGCTGACGGTCGCCATCTCTCCCCTCGCGCGTCGCTGGTGTATGCATTGGTCTTCGGGCATCAGGCCTGGACGTTCAGCACTATGCGCAGTTGCCTCGTGTACTCGCATGCTTTGTCTGACTGGCGGCAGCTGCTCATCAGTCTGCTGCTCGTCCAACGACTTGGCGGCTTAGGCACGCTCGCGGGCGACGGCGTTTCCGAGAACTTGGCGCCCGCGTAGAAGTTGTTGGTCGGGCTGCTGCTCGGACTGCGCTGCTCGCAacgttgctgctgctgttgcggTGATTGCTGCTGTTGTGGCGATTGCTGCAGTTGTGGTgattgctgctgctgctgctgctgctgctgctgctgttgcggCGAGTTCCTTGCGCTCTTGGACGACGAGCTGTACGGGCTGCAGCTCTGCCGTCCGTCTTTAGCGTTTCTGACCGCGTGGCGGCCGTTTTTGTACAGAAACGGCGATGATTTACTGTTGGAACGATTCTGATAGAAGTTGTGCTGGGGCTGATACCCGACCTTCGGCGAGGCCTGCCGATCCACCTTGGCGTTGTCTAACTTGGGCGCGGAGTTCGTCATGGCTCGGATGTTTGtctgtttttttctctttcagttTGCAATATCTCCTCGTCAGCCAATTTGTCGGCCTGCAATGTAAAGTACAGGACTTCGAATTTGAATATTCCCAACATTTATCTCCCTTTTTCTATCAACGtatttctgaaattaatttgCATCTATAGTAGAAAACAAAACTTCGCTCGCGAGCTAAAACCGTATCCGTCGCCTcgataaagagaaaaagaataaaagaatagaTATACTAGAATTcctaaaaaacaaaacaaaaaaattctcttgaaaTAAACTCCGCTTGAAATTAACGCTTCGATACCctcataaaaaaatctttaaacagattattattataagattatCACTCGATTTTAAAATACGTCTTGTATAACAATCATATAAGCATTGCAATTTAAACATAATGCCAcgcatgtatatttatatttacaatatctcatagatttaaaaaaaaatccaaaaattaaatcgatatgaataaaaattataattaaaaaataaaatctttctaaCGTAccgattcaattattttatactgcatcgcataaaaaaaatatttttgttatattacgaCTTCGTTTATTCTTATATTGCAACGAGTTCCACAGCAGCAATTATAGTGCAAAAGAACTATTTGAACTTATATATGCGATATACGTATTTACATAACAAACTAGAGATACGAAATTTCTCGATAGTCTATGAGCTTTTGTTCATCTTGTCGCGAGAGGAAATAAAGACGGGAACACAGATTTTTGCATAACGTTTTAGAAAATGAACCAATCAGAGTCCTTCATTTCTATgctggaaagaaaaaaaagtgaaggACTCTGACCTGTTCTCTTATGCGTCATGGAAGAGCCTGTACTTTGGCTTTATACCTGAATGCCTTCTCTCAAACGTAAGATAAAATTTATGCTAAAATTCCATCTTTATATTGAATCTCCAGTAaatgattgttaaaaaaaaaacattgaaataagcccataaaacaataaattataaattaattgatgtttttgaattctaattttcatacaaagcTTGAAATATCAtcttttacttgaaaatgtagttatattgtttttatttgttcagtGATTAATGCAACCCTAATTTATCACATTGCATAACAATAGAATTGTAGTGAAGTTTAAAAGCATGCattcacaaaatttaaaacttttaactataatataaatttgcttCACACAATAACTAGACATTCAATAAGAGTTCATTTACTAGCATACACTTTCACCATAAGTATCTTTCCTCAAAGACAATTCTTTGTGTGTcagataatagaaaaaaaataccatTTAGATCTCAGCCCattgagaaaagaaataaagcgACGTTGtgtacattatttttgaaaagaaagGTTAAGAAAAGGGAAGAGACATGTAGAAGAATGGATGGTTCTTTCTTCCAAGACTTTGGTGTATTTATACTTCTTGTTTAGTGCAATTCTGTTTTCTGTTATTTTACAATCGTGGACACagtgcttaacactacaaaaaaaaaaaaaaaaattgcattaagtTGGAggtataaatacataaaagtcTAGGACAGAAGCCATCTAGattcttttttgaaattttgatgtgtttatatataatgtttaattctgtataattttattattttataaaatgttaagcATTGTGTCCacgattacaaaaaaaataacagaaaatagaattatattataattagaaatataaagaCCAAAGTCTAAGAAGAAAAAAGCTATTCAGACTTTTCTAGATTTCTCTTCTAGATTTCTCTTCTAGATTTTTCTTAAGTTCCCaatcttctaaaaaaaaaaaaaataatgtacgtAACGCAACTTTATTTTCCTTTCTCAGTAATTGAGAACAGTgtctttcttttatttgaataattcaatCAACCGATTAACTCGACTGGTCAAGTCTCTCTTCTGTACGAGAGCTCGAGCTGATTTCTAGCATCACTGACGCGAGGCTTTATGGCTCTTGCACACTGAACGCGACGAACGACATCCATTGAAAGTTCTGCGTTTTCCAATTTGACGAATTATACGAAAATACAGAAACCTCGTCATTGGATTCATCGCTCGTCGCATCAAAGATGTGAGGGccattactttaataataataataattaaaaaaggacGGTTGAAAGTTTTTGACATTCTTACAACAGAACAAAGGATATGCACCAacttttttcgaaattttcaaaCCTCAATAGCGTCGGATAGCGTCCAAAGTAAagcaagaaaaatgtatttgcgcATTTATGAGATTTCACAAGCAATATTCCTTGctcttttcatcttttctaaCCGACTTCCCGTTCTGGTTCCTTTGTTATCCCCTCGGCGTCCTGTTAGATACGGAAGACGCGCTTTTTCGTAGGGGGGAAACAGAGACAGACGCACGTTCTCGGACGATCTCGAAGGGGGAAAATtcaaaagaagagaagaaaaagctcGCTTACCGGTAAATATTGGCGGATCGCCTCTCGTGAACGACGTCCCGCGTCCCCGTTGAACAATTTTTCCAACTGCGCAATAATCACGGTATCCAGGGCAGAGCGATGGTGGGGacggcgacggtgacgacgCGGTGGGATAAGTGCGGTGGGGTATTCCAGGGACCTGTTAGCGCGATGCTACCTCGCCTCAAGCTCCTCTTCTCTCGCGGTCCTCCCAGTGCGCGTTCCCCGCAAATTCGACCACATCCGGTGACCGTTAGCCACCCTTAGCTCGTATCCTTCCTCCTGCCTTCTACTCCGCCGATACGGAAAAGCGGCGCGGCGTCTCGCTCGCTCGGACGCGACAATAACGACTCCTATCCAAAATGGCGGACGGGTCGTTGTGTTTGTTTGCCTCAATCCACACGGGGGCTACCAGATTGATAATCGGTTCGCCCTGACCTGGGTTGGCCTCGCCGTCGCGTTTCCCGCACGCCTCCACGCCGAAACTCTCGAGAGAGGGGAAATCGATCCCTCTCGTCGTGGGCGAGGTCCGTCCGTGAAACGAACGCGCACCGTTACGTGTCTTCCTCGTCCGTATGCTCTCGCGACTTCCTTCGCTCTTGCCGCAGTTGCCGCTCTCTCGCTACCTCGGTCGTCGAACACGCCGTGCTCCGTGATCTTTTTCCTCGTTTTCTGCTGACCCAATTCCTCTTTCTTCAGTCCAACCGCACAAATAACAGTCACTCCGCAGTCGGAACTCAGGTCCGCGTTCCCTCCTGCATGTCTGCGACACTCCTCAAACACTGATGGGGAAATTCCGTTTAAACTCTTATAGGTTCGTTGCTATCCCCTCACTTGCGCAGAGCCTATCTCGGGTCTCGGGGAGAATCGCTATTCCCATCACCCCTTCCTGCGCTACGCCGTTGTTCGTCCACCAATCCGCGTGCGCGTCACTTCCCTTCCCCCAGCGCAATTTCGGTTGTTTTCCATTTAATTATACAAGAGTCGTTTTATTTTGGTTACTCAGTGAATATCAAAGAAGAATAGAATAATGCTTGTGTCGACGTGCAGTATTAATAGAAAGCATCCTTCGTAAAGTATAACATCAAGCCGCAGTTACGAAACATCACTTTTTTTCGATATCATGAATTTCTAATGCGCATGCGCAGTACTAAGGAGGAGATGGCTGCACCTGGCTGCACCAATGCGAAGATCAGACGAAACAAAGCTACAGATCTGTTCCTTTTAGCTGTAGAAATAGCTTTTgcatagtttttcttttttcttttttttatattggagagaaaaagaaaagagatgaATCGTGCAAGACATTTagctaaaaagaataaatttaacgtgtctgcattaaataaaagtaatgactAATCACAATTTGGAAAACAATACGATTAATTTCAAGTTTTAGtcatgttaaatttaatcgacCAATCAAGCTTATTGGAGAGTGTGAGATTAgctcttaattataattaaattttaatatttaatattttacaagaggaaacaatttttttattttatggaaATTACGTGTACACTCTATTTAATGATACAAAAGTTGACACaaacatcattttattttatttttttgtatcagcacacaatatttataaaatatttataataattatttgaataatttaataaaatatttgaaatattgaatatttactaaaatatttcataaacgtTTTTGTGATTTTAGATTGAATagattataaagatttattataaatatcatataaaaatatttgtaagatattttattacaattactaatttttttacttactacaaatgttatataaaatatgtactctatattttaataacatcttgaataaaaattttacaatttctttatatatataaaatatttatataatatataaaaaaataaatagtaatattcataaatatttaacataaatattcttTTCGGTGATCACAGTCATTTACAGTAATCGGTGCTTGGAATTTTTCCATTGGATCCaccaattagaaaattttatattataataaattaaccaATTGATGATGTGGCTCCTAGAGTTTCGCAGAGTGCAGTTTTAGACCGGTATTTATAgccaattcttatatttaaaaccgTCTTAAGGATCATCTTAAAATGATATCAATCAGTCAGAAagctgtattagcatcttaagacattacttaagacaatatattgatacaaaaaatcgactatggccggtattcatagtcgattcttattttaagattatcttaagtaatgtcttaagatactGATACGGCTTTTTGATTGGTTACTGGcgtcttaagatgatacttaagatgatcttaaatataagaacgaATTATGAATACTGACCTATGAATACAGACCTTAATTTAAATCTGtactttttaattgaatttcttaCACGATTTTTTTCCGTTGTAGGAATAAAGAGGAAAGATAAACTGTGTATGAAATTAAGCTAAAAGGAACAGACCTCTGGCGGATATCTTGCCGCGTttcattcaaaaaaataatttcaacatgGCGCAGCCAATCGGAATGCTTTGTTCATCACATGCCTCCCGGAATAATTTTTTCACTCCCTGATTTGCTGACAAAAGATCGGAAACATGAATAATCCCTGTATCTGCCTGTACCATAATAGGTGTTTATTGTCTTGTTGAGAAAGAAGCGTCAGGAAGGCCAAAAGCATGGTCAGCCGTTAGCGTTGTTCCGTTCGTCGTACACCCTGAACTTGGCTTGTAatcgaaataaatttctaaacaaATTCTGTCGCAGGCATTAACATAAACGTCAATGCGCACGTCAACAAACCGTTAGGTAACGTTCTGCACGTCacgtttttttgcatttttctacATAAACTTTGTATCTCGTTGAAAGCTTTATTTCCCACGTGTTTACGAAAAGTATGCTTCTCACGCTACTTTTTCATCCGTATTACCATGTATTGCATGTTTATTCTCTATAAGATCTCTAGGCTACTTTCCAAAACAACCTCTACGAGGAAAATTTGACTTGATATAGTATACGTtatatgtactatatatttcgagtaaaattttcctcggaAAGAACGTTTTGGAACCTAACCTTAATCTGAAAATATTGCtccaatttcataatttttgtccATCAATTTTACAGCAAATCGTGGATGGTGAGATTTATGCACAAAGATGTTTTGGCCAAGTCTCTTTTCCAAGAGATACACAACCATTTGATGAGAATACAGGGTACCCTTGAAAGTGCGATAAATGAGACGGAGGGTGCCAGTTCCAATTCTGTAACGGATATAGATTGTGATATGGATGCAATTCTGGATGCGATTCCGGATGAGATTATGGATGAATGGAGCGATAATACTCAAAATTCCTTGGACAACCCAGAATCATTCATCAAGGAAGTTCAAGGCACGGAGATGTGTCAGAGCGACGATAAGGTTTTTAAAGAGCCTGAAACACCGGATTCTGCTATGGATTCCAAAAGCGCCGAGATAATTGATGTTCCATCAGATTCTGATGACGACAgggattattattattgtgattCTGATTTCAATGACATTTCAATTATCGATACTGTTGAGGTTGTAGCTAACGATCCTACTCCATCGTGCTCTTCACATTCAaccaataacaaattattgCCGAATCTAGCTGCAGCCATTAGTGGTGATAAAAAAGCTACAGTTGTAAATAATAAGATCCAAGATGGATCCGAAGCAACAGTCGCtgaagaaaataacaataatttcttatatatgaAGAATGTCTTAGAGAAGAGACCGTCGCCTAAACCAGGATGTAGTCGTGATTCTGACAATTCATCTCCAAAACTGGAAGGTTTCTACGGTTCCTCCATATGGGATGAATTATTGAAAGATGCGAAATTGATACATGCTCTTTTGCCTAGATTCAATCAACGTTTGATCTATAAAACATTGTGTAACAATCAGTTTGCGAGAAATCGTATTGAGCTTACATTGTGGGACTTGTTGCCAGTAGACAGACCATTGCCTCAAATTTCACACAAGCGCAAAGGTTCAAATGAGATTAATGTCGTagagcataaaaaaaatgttaatactttTGTACATAAAGATCAGGCAGGCGCTAATGCACCCTTAGAAGAGAAGGAACAGACAAATGTGAAAACCGAGGTAATAGTTGCCAATAGCAAAAAaccagaaaataaattatttgtgtcAGGTGAAGTTGATGGAACGGAAAGGAATGTATCAGCAACAGTTTCGAATAACGACGTTAATCAACAGAGCGCGataccaataaaaaaaataaaatttgatcgtACGTCCGATGAACTTCATCATTTACAACAAGCTCATATACGACAAGAAATCGGCGACATTATGGAAATGCAGATTCTAAGGAATGTACCATTTGAAGTGGATTCAAGGGCCAAGGAATTGCCATCAGTCAACAACTCGGAAGTTGAAAGAAAGCATGAATCTGTTCCTGATAACAGAGCTCCGAGATTAATACCCTCGAGATTGTTGCAACCGGCAAAATTAACTGTCGCATCCCAGGGTTTTGCGTCATCCTTGG harbors:
- the LOC105200263 gene encoding histone-lysine N-methyltransferase, H3 lysine-79 specific, whose product is MTNSAPKLDNAKVDRQASPKVGYQPQHNFYQNRSNSKSSPFLYKNGRHAVRNAKDGRQSCSPYSSSSKSARNSPQQQQQQQQQQQQSPQLQQSPQQQQSPQQQQQRCEQRSPSSSPTNNFYAGAKFSETPSPASVPKPPSRWTSSRLMSSCRQSDKACEYTRQLRIVLNVQA